The Sphaerodactylus townsendi isolate TG3544 linkage group LG02, MPM_Stown_v2.3, whole genome shotgun sequence DNA segment GGCGGCGGGGGTAAAAAGGCCTCCGAGGGTAAAAAGCCCTCCGCAGGGGGTAAAAAGGCCTCCGCAGGGGGTAAAAAGGCCTCCGGAGGGGGCTCCGGGGGTCGTAAGGGCACCCTAATCCCGACGGAGACCGTAGGCCGGCGGCAAAGCGTCTTCAGGGACTCCATCGCGTGGGCCTTCGGCGGGCGCACCGCCGCCTCCTCCCAGAGCGGCTCCAGCCTCTCCTCGGAGCTGAGCTCGGAGCAGGACTCGTCGGCCGCCTCGGCCCTCTCGCACCTCTCCGTGTCGACGCTGCTAAACCTCTCCGGGCCCATCGTCGTCGCCACTGCCGAAAAGcccaaggctgagaaggcccGCTCGCTCCTCAGGGTACGGTCGCCCCGGGAGCTCCGTTCGCAGCGGCAGAGGGGCCTGCTCAGCAGCCACATACTGAGGGACGAAGAAGGGAAAGACCCGCGCTAAAGAGCGGCTTCCAGTCCTATAAAAAATAAGCGATTCTAGGATTGTACATAGAAATAAGGCACTTAATTTATCACCCCACAAAACGTTAATCAGGGGGCTAAATTTCAGGtggctttcataagaacataagaactagcctgctggatcagaccagagtccatctagtccagcactctgctactcacagtggcccaccaggtgcctttgggagctcacctgcaggatgtgacagcaatggccttctgctgctgctcccaagcacctggtctgctaaggcatttgcaatgtcagatcaaggaggatcaagattggtagccatagatcgacttctcctccataaatcttcccaagctccttttaaagctatccaggttagtggccatcaccacctcctgtggtagcatattccaaacaccgatcacacgttgtgtgaagaagtgtttccttttattagtcctaaatcttccccccagcattttcaatgaatgccccctggttctagtattaccTAGCCTCCATGGGGCCTGAAGGCAGATGCTCCTGAACAGCAGCCATAGTGCATTGTCCACCTGGATAACTGCAGAGGGAGGCTCCACCTATCAAGGGATATATGGGGCTTCAAGCGCAGGGGACCAGTATTTCCAGGTTAGGGATGCTGGTTTGCAACTGGGACATGGGGATCCGCCATAATTGGGGCTCATcaacagactacagagatcatttgtggagaaaatggatggggaTGCCGACCTGCAACTGGGACCACACTTGGAACTCAACAACAGACTACAGAGAGCAGGACACCATGGTGttataccccactaaagtccCTGTCTTCCTCAGGCTCTGTTTCCATATCTCAAAAATTTCCCAGCCTAGATCTGGCAGCTCTGCCTCTCTCCCCTGCCATGGCCAAGGGGAACCTAGCAGCCCTATGCGGATGCGAACCCCAGTGTCACTTATAAAAATGAAGCCACATTTCATAGCTTTCCAGTgagtagggttaccaggtcctccctggccaccagcaggggctgGAAGGGTAGGTTTAACTCATCCAACTTCTGGAGATTGGGgtggagaactgatctttgtagtctggagatgaggcaTAATTCCAGCAGATTCCCAGACACTATCTGGAGACTCTTGAAACACCTCTGTACCAAATACATATACCAACCTCAAACAATTGAGGGTCAACTTAAAAACAGTCTCAAAACAATTAGTGTATACAATACATCGGATTAAAacaagaatcatttcaaaattGCCTCTACATAGATTTGGGCACACGTGTGCAACAGAAAGGATGTGCCATATTTATTCacagatcagaggcgtagcactCAGGGAACCAAGTGGGGCGcaacgccccaggcagagcagtagTGGAGGGGTGGCTGAGGTTGGGGTgggtggcgctgcagcaggggcgcacgGTGCGcacgccctgggcgcagtttcccctcgctctgcccctgtcaCAGATATCTCAACAATAGAAAGTAATTAGAAACATATACATTTTTAACACGCACATCAAAAGCAACAccacctctggattgggaaagGTAGGTTTACCAGATCCTACTTCTGGAGTTTTGGGGCAGAGAACTGATCTTTTACCAGAGGaagtgatctttgtagtctggagatgaggcaTAATTCCAGGAGTcaccaggcaccacctggagactggcatccatACCTGTGAGGCGGGGATGCTGAAACAAGGGGCCCCTGCCGCTCGGGGGCCCAGTCTGCTCAAATGTGGTCCAGGGCTCCAAACAGTTCAGATATTCAACTTAAGTGTGGAACACATATTTGTAGTGTGTTACTAATGTATCATTTTATTCCTGCTGAAACAGAAATAAGGTAAAGATTGATGGGTGGTATTCTTCCTTGGCGGCATCTTTCCTGTCATGGGCAAAACTCCCAAGCTCACGTGGTACTTCAAATGCAGTTGTGTCCTTTAAGAAGGCAATGACAGACCTTTCTTCTGGTTTGTTTGAGGTGTA contains these protein-coding regions:
- the C2CD6 gene encoding C2 calcium-dependent domain-containing protein 6; amino-acid sequence: MWGGGGKKASEGKKPSAGGKKASAGGKKASGGGSGGRKGTLIPTETVGRRQSVFRDSIAWAFGGRTAASSQSGSSLSSELSSEQDSSAASALSHLSVSTLLNLSGPIVVATAEKPKAEKARSLLRLLLKSQKSPESSGSELASSDVHSLVPCGDVVGLLAVSVKQLKDFTPKFNVKRDTNLLVRISIDKIMKCTNPQVYRATHKVSKKITSVNFGDA